A stretch of Corallococcus silvisoli DNA encodes these proteins:
- a CDS encoding diguanylate cyclase, with amino-acid sequence MPEAERKRMPDAVRRSGPANDFAGRTVLIVDDDPAQVRHVREGLAPHGYVFKEALDGAQALSAIRAGRPDLIVMDVEMPGLGGVEVCRIVKANAGEGGFGFIPVILMTARQAAGKVEGLELGADDYLVKPFDMLELGARVKSMLRLKALQDALLEKNRELEWANRELDRRRQELLALSRTDALTGLFNRRYFEERLGEEFMRSRRYRSPLSLVMLDIDHFKRINDTFGHPFGDEVLRAVAQTARATLREVDLLARYGGEEFIALLPEAAPQDALRACERVREAIERLELTWRGTDGVSQEVKLTASLGVATVPADDLPGTEALLRAADASLYSAKGTGRNRVHQHAA; translated from the coding sequence ATGCCAGAAGCCGAAAGGAAACGGATGCCGGACGCCGTGCGCAGGAGCGGACCGGCGAACGACTTCGCGGGGCGCACGGTGCTCATCGTGGACGATGATCCGGCCCAGGTGCGGCACGTGCGCGAGGGCCTGGCCCCGCACGGCTACGTGTTCAAGGAGGCGCTGGACGGCGCGCAGGCGCTGTCGGCCATCCGCGCGGGACGGCCGGACCTCATCGTGATGGACGTGGAGATGCCGGGCCTGGGCGGCGTGGAGGTGTGCCGCATCGTCAAGGCGAACGCGGGCGAAGGCGGCTTCGGCTTCATCCCGGTCATCCTGATGACGGCCCGGCAGGCGGCGGGCAAGGTGGAGGGGCTGGAGCTGGGCGCGGACGACTACCTGGTGAAGCCGTTCGACATGCTGGAGCTGGGCGCGCGCGTGAAGTCCATGCTGCGGCTGAAGGCCTTGCAGGACGCGCTCCTGGAGAAGAACCGGGAGCTGGAGTGGGCCAACCGGGAGCTGGACCGCCGCCGCCAGGAGCTGCTGGCGCTCAGCCGCACGGACGCGCTCACGGGCCTGTTCAACCGCCGATACTTCGAGGAACGGCTGGGCGAGGAGTTCATGCGCTCGCGGCGGTATCGTTCGCCGCTGTCGCTGGTGATGCTGGACATCGACCACTTCAAGCGCATCAACGACACGTTCGGCCACCCCTTTGGCGACGAGGTGCTGCGCGCGGTGGCCCAGACGGCGCGCGCGACGCTGCGGGAGGTGGACCTGCTGGCCCGCTACGGCGGCGAGGAGTTCATCGCGCTCCTGCCAGAGGCGGCGCCCCAGGACGCGCTCCGGGCGTGCGAGCGGGTGCGGGAGGCGATTGAGCGGCTGGAGCTGACGTGGCGGGGGACGGATGGGGTGTCACAGGAGGTGAAGCTGACCGCGTCGCTTGGCGTGGCGACGGTGCCGGCGGACGACCTGCCGGGGACGGAGGCGCTGCTGCGCGCGGCGGACGCGAGCCTCTATTCAGCCAAGGGCACGGGACGCAATCGCGTCCACCAGCATGCGGCGTGA
- the trmB gene encoding tRNA (guanine(46)-N(7))-methyltransferase TrmB: MRPALLPDPVGLKFVPLDAPPDWDAEFGFTGPLELEIGSGAGGHALEYCRRNPGVRFVAFEWRKKYARDTQMRGEKAGLTNLRVIESDARFVVPRIFAPGSLDVIHLQFPDPWWKRSHAKRAVVQPQFAKLMLGLLKPGGRFDMRTDVQDRGVAMLEILEAAGFHNPLGTGVFHPYDPEEVPSTRERRYLASAEPVYRARLVKPAP; encoded by the coding sequence ATGCGCCCTGCCCTGCTCCCTGATCCAGTCGGCCTCAAGTTCGTCCCCCTGGATGCGCCCCCGGACTGGGACGCGGAGTTCGGCTTCACCGGCCCGCTGGAGCTGGAGATCGGCTCGGGCGCGGGGGGGCACGCGCTGGAGTACTGCCGCCGCAACCCCGGCGTGCGCTTCGTGGCCTTCGAGTGGCGCAAGAAGTACGCGCGCGACACGCAGATGCGCGGGGAGAAGGCGGGGCTGACCAACCTGCGCGTCATCGAATCCGACGCGCGCTTCGTCGTGCCGCGCATCTTCGCCCCCGGGTCGCTGGACGTCATCCACCTCCAGTTCCCCGACCCCTGGTGGAAGCGCTCGCACGCCAAGCGGGCGGTCGTGCAGCCCCAGTTCGCGAAGCTGATGCTGGGCCTGCTCAAGCCGGGCGGCCGCTTCGACATGCGCACCGACGTGCAGGACCGCGGGGTGGCCATGCTGGAGATCCTGGAGGCGGCCGGCTTCCACAACCCGCTGGGCACGGGCGTGTTCCACCCGTACGACCCGGAGGAGGTGCCCTCCACCCGCGAGCGGCGCTACCTGGCCTCCGCAGAACCCGTCTACCGCGCACGGCTGGTGAAACCCGCGCCGTAG
- a CDS encoding bifunctional riboflavin kinase/FAD synthetase encodes MKVFQSVSEAGRQLQGQALALGNFDGVHVGHQALFAEARRHAPAGALTFQPHPGKVLQPDLAPKLITLLPRKLELLAGCGLDGVVVQAFTRDYARSSPADFEVDLFDTLGVAHVVVGGDFTYGAHRAGTVTTLREAAAKRGAQVHVVPSVHVDGVVASSSRIREYILEGRVGAARRLLGRPFDLDGTVVSGAGRGRTIGFPTANVDTQNELRPAPGVYAIRVRLRSEADGPWRPGAANIGVKPTFGGTEVTIEAHLLDFTGDLYGQELRVQFLERLRPEQRFGSVAELVGQIKRDVEAARTVAARGDG; translated from the coding sequence ATGAAGGTCTTCCAGTCGGTGTCCGAGGCGGGCCGCCAGCTCCAGGGGCAGGCCCTCGCGCTGGGCAACTTCGACGGTGTGCATGTGGGCCACCAGGCCCTCTTCGCCGAGGCCCGGCGCCACGCCCCCGCGGGCGCGCTCACCTTCCAGCCCCACCCGGGCAAGGTGCTCCAGCCAGACCTGGCGCCCAAGCTCATCACCCTCTTGCCGCGCAAGCTGGAGCTGTTGGCCGGCTGCGGCCTGGACGGGGTGGTGGTGCAGGCCTTCACCCGCGACTACGCGCGCAGCTCTCCCGCGGACTTCGAGGTCGACCTCTTCGACACCCTGGGCGTGGCCCACGTCGTCGTGGGCGGCGACTTCACCTACGGCGCCCACCGCGCGGGCACCGTCACCACCCTGCGCGAGGCCGCGGCGAAGCGGGGCGCCCAGGTCCACGTCGTCCCCTCCGTGCACGTGGACGGCGTCGTCGCGTCCTCGTCGCGGATCCGCGAATACATCCTGGAGGGAAGGGTGGGAGCGGCCCGGCGCCTCCTGGGACGCCCGTTCGACCTGGATGGCACGGTGGTGTCCGGCGCGGGGCGGGGGCGCACCATCGGCTTTCCCACCGCCAACGTGGACACGCAGAACGAGCTGCGGCCCGCGCCCGGCGTGTACGCCATCCGTGTGCGCCTCCGGTCGGAGGCCGACGGCCCGTGGCGGCCGGGGGCGGCCAACATCGGCGTGAAGCCCACCTTTGGTGGAACGGAGGTCACCATCGAGGCGCACCTCCTGGACTTCACGGGAGACCTCTACGGCCAGGAGCTGCGGGTCCAGTTCCTGGAGCGCCTGCGGCCCGAACAGCGCTTCGGCTCCGTCGCGGAGCTGGTGGGTCAAATCAAACGCGACGTGGAGGCCGCCCGCACCGTGGCGGCCCGTGGCGACGGGTAG